A DNA window from Pseudodesulfovibrio thermohalotolerans contains the following coding sequences:
- the rpsR gene encoding 30S ribosomal protein S18 encodes MAFRKKFTPRKKFCRFCADAELPLDYKRPDILRDFVTERGKIIARRITGTCAKHQRRLTNEIKRARQMALLFYTTVHSTDVKKRSSM; translated from the coding sequence ATGGCTTTCCGTAAAAAATTCACCCCGAGGAAGAAGTTCTGCCGCTTCTGCGCGGACGCAGAGCTGCCCCTGGACTACAAGCGTCCGGATATCCTCCGCGATTTCGTCACCGAGCGCGGCAAGATCATTGCCCGCCGCATCACCGGCACCTGCGCAAAGCACCAGCGTCGGCTGACCAACGAGATCAAGCGCGCCCGTCAGATGGCCCTGCTTTTCTACACCACCGTTCACAGCACCGATGTGAAGAAACGGAGCTCCATGTAG
- a CDS encoding phenylacetate--CoA ligase family protein: protein MYYDPVETMDRAALENIQAERLRETIEIAKRSPFYAERLKGIEPGDIKTPADVAGLPFTTKEDLRGQYPHGLLTRPLEDFVRLHASSGTTGSPVAIFYTRKDLDTWADLMARSMFCCGCRRSDVLQNTSGYGLFTGGLGIHYGSERLGMLTIPAGTGNTKRQIKLIRDHNVTVLHIIPSFALYFAQKVREEGYDPKDMPWRIALIGAEPHTEEARRKIERQMHIKAYNCYGLSEMNGPGVAFECEHQNGMHLWEDAYIPEIINPETGEHVAEGEVGELVMTTLRRDGMPIIRYRTRDLTRFLPGQCECGRTHRRIDRISGRADDMMILKGVNIYPMQVEQCLMTMPEVGQSYLIELIREGVSDQMRVKVEIKDEYFVEDMRALQGLQKRIAKNLCNEILVTPRVELCQSNSIPKAAGKAVRVVDLRDKE, encoded by the coding sequence ATGTACTACGATCCAGTAGAAACCATGGACCGCGCCGCCCTGGAAAACATCCAGGCCGAACGCCTCAGAGAGACCATCGAAATCGCCAAGCGTTCTCCCTTTTACGCCGAACGGCTCAAGGGGATCGAACCAGGCGATATCAAGACCCCGGCGGATGTGGCTGGCCTGCCCTTCACCACCAAGGAAGACCTGCGCGGCCAGTATCCCCACGGGCTGCTGACCCGCCCTCTTGAGGATTTCGTCCGTCTGCACGCTTCCAGCGGCACCACGGGCTCCCCGGTGGCTATTTTCTACACCCGCAAGGACCTGGACACCTGGGCCGATCTCATGGCCCGGTCCATGTTCTGTTGCGGCTGCCGCCGGAGCGACGTCCTGCAGAACACGTCGGGCTACGGCCTTTTCACCGGCGGACTCGGCATCCACTACGGTTCCGAGCGGCTCGGCATGTTGACCATTCCGGCAGGCACGGGCAACACCAAGCGTCAGATCAAGCTCATCCGCGACCACAACGTCACGGTCCTGCACATCATTCCGTCGTTCGCCCTCTATTTCGCGCAGAAAGTCCGTGAAGAGGGGTATGACCCCAAGGACATGCCGTGGCGCATCGCGCTCATCGGCGCGGAGCCTCACACCGAGGAGGCGCGGCGCAAGATCGAGAGGCAGATGCACATCAAGGCATACAACTGCTACGGCCTTTCCGAGATGAACGGACCGGGCGTGGCCTTCGAATGCGAACACCAGAACGGTATGCATCTGTGGGAAGACGCCTACATCCCCGAGATCATCAATCCCGAGACGGGAGAGCATGTCGCCGAAGGCGAGGTGGGCGAGCTGGTCATGACCACCCTGCGCCGCGATGGAATGCCGATCATCCGCTACCGCACCCGCGACCTGACCCGCTTCCTGCCGGGCCAATGCGAATGCGGCCGCACTCACCGACGCATCGACCGCATCTCCGGCCGCGCCGACGACATGATGATTCTCAAGGGCGTGAACATCTACCCCATGCAGGTCGAACAGTGCCTCATGACCATGCCCGAAGTGGGACAGAGCTATCTTATCGAACTTATCCGCGAAGGTGTTTCCGACCAGATGCGGGTCAAGGTCGAAATCAAGGACGAATACTTCGTTGAAGACATGCGCGCCCTCCAGGGATTGCAGAAGCGCATAGCCAAGAATCTGTGCAACGAAATCCTCGTCACCCCGCGCGTCGAACTGTGCCAGTCCAACTCCATTCCCAAGGCAGCGGGCAAGGCCGTCCGCGTCGTCGACCTTCGGGACAAGGAATAG
- a CDS encoding DUF456 domain-containing protein, translating to MEYVWAILLILGLMLSQVLQLFSMPANWVALGLVALWKYIYPESMAWNFVIVLGVAAALGEALEFGLQAWGAGRYGASVRGNVGGIIGAIAGAIFGAPFFLGLGALLGALGGAYLGCLIAEMPGRTRPEAFRAAKGAFVGKALGFTLKTAIGATMVILAIPRIWP from the coding sequence GTGGAATACGTCTGGGCCATCCTGCTCATCCTGGGGTTAATGCTCTCCCAGGTGCTCCAGCTCTTCAGTATGCCCGCCAACTGGGTGGCGCTGGGACTGGTCGCCCTATGGAAGTACATCTATCCCGAGTCCATGGCCTGGAACTTCGTGATCGTGCTCGGCGTGGCCGCCGCCCTGGGCGAAGCCCTGGAATTCGGGCTTCAGGCCTGGGGCGCGGGCCGCTATGGCGCGTCCGTGCGCGGCAATGTGGGCGGAATAATCGGGGCCATCGCCGGAGCGATCTTCGGCGCCCCCTTCTTCCTCGGCCTGGGCGCGCTTCTCGGCGCTCTGGGCGGTGCGTATCTCGGCTGCCTCATAGCCGAAATGCCCGGCCGCACCAGGCCCGAGGCGTTCCGCGCCGCCAAGGGAGCATTCGTGGGCAAGGCGCTCGGCTTCACGCTCAAGACCGCCATCGGCGCAACCATGGTCATCCTGGCCATTCCCCGCATCTGGCCGTAA
- a CDS encoding TlyA family RNA methyltransferase, which produces MPKKQRADQLLASQGLVESREKGKRLIMAGKIHFMDRGQKTPVSKPGQQFPTDTEFVVPEDNRFVSRGAYKLLTAIEEFDIDFLGKIALDAGASTGGFTDCMLQHGAVRVHAVDVGYGQLHEKLRQDERVVNLERTNVRHAEADLIPDPIDVIVADVSFISLTKILPACLQFLKPGGELVVLVKPQFEVGPGLTDKGVVRSKRLQQEAVDTVIGFCEAELGLIVRGVVPSKILGPKGNQEYMAYMALPE; this is translated from the coding sequence ATGCCCAAAAAACAGCGTGCGGATCAACTCCTGGCCTCGCAGGGCCTGGTGGAGAGCCGGGAAAAAGGCAAACGGCTGATTATGGCCGGTAAAATCCATTTCATGGATCGCGGCCAGAAAACGCCGGTGAGCAAACCGGGCCAGCAATTCCCGACAGACACGGAATTCGTGGTCCCCGAGGACAATCGCTTCGTATCGCGCGGAGCGTACAAATTGCTCACGGCCATCGAGGAATTCGACATAGATTTCCTGGGGAAAATTGCGCTGGACGCGGGCGCGTCCACGGGCGGCTTCACGGATTGTATGCTACAGCATGGTGCCGTGCGGGTGCACGCCGTGGATGTCGGCTACGGCCAGTTGCACGAAAAACTCAGGCAGGACGAGCGCGTGGTCAACCTGGAACGGACCAACGTGCGCCATGCCGAGGCCGACCTCATTCCCGATCCGATAGACGTCATCGTCGCCGACGTATCGTTCATCTCGCTGACCAAGATTCTGCCCGCGTGCCTCCAATTCCTCAAACCGGGCGGCGAACTGGTAGTCCTGGTCAAACCGCAATTTGAGGTGGGCCCGGGGCTGACCGACAAGGGCGTGGTCCGCAGCAAGCGCCTCCAGCAAGAGGCCGTGGACACGGTCATCGGATTCTGTGAAGCCGAACTCGGATTGATCGTGCGGGGCGTAGTGCCCTCCAAGATCCTGGGCCCCAAGGGCAACCAGGAATATATGGCCTACATGGCCCTCCCGGAATAA
- the thrC gene encoding threonine synthase, whose amino-acid sequence MTADLFPSYRGHMEYFCLGCGKRFPTDELYYTCPNCGGVFLLDNLNFDELKKTSGEEWRAIFDRRAASKRTALRGIFRFYELMAPVLEEEDIVYLGEGNTPLVSSSPALNAATGLTTAYKNDGQNPSASFKDRGMACGFSYLRSLIRRHGWDQILTVCASTGDTSAAAALYASYAGGAIKSVVILPHGKVTPAQLAQPLGSGAVVLEVPGVFDDCMKVVEHLADNYRVALLNSKNAWRILGQESYAFECAQWYDWDMKGKCIFVPIGNAGNITAIMAGFLKLYDLGIITELPRIFGVQSHHADPVYRYYAVDDPNEREYHPVKVGASVAQAAMIGNPVSFPRVKYFAEKFEAVGGKQAFQVIQVTEQQIMDSMIQANRNGHIACTQGGESFAGAKRALELGLVSKEELCILDSTAHQLKFVDFQNMYFDNSFPPEFGVTPDMTLANKPELVITPEEKDALSEADFTRRTADKVVAKLGLEKK is encoded by the coding sequence ATGACTGCCGATCTTTTTCCCTCCTACCGCGGACACATGGAATATTTTTGTCTTGGCTGCGGTAAGCGATTTCCCACTGATGAGCTGTATTACACCTGTCCCAACTGCGGCGGCGTGTTCCTGCTCGACAACCTGAATTTCGACGAGCTGAAGAAAACCAGCGGTGAAGAATGGCGTGCCATCTTCGACAGGCGCGCCGCCTCCAAGCGAACCGCCCTGCGCGGCATCTTCCGTTTCTATGAACTCATGGCCCCGGTGCTTGAAGAGGAAGACATCGTCTACCTCGGCGAGGGCAACACCCCGCTGGTGTCGTCGAGCCCTGCGCTCAACGCGGCCACCGGGCTGACCACCGCCTACAAAAACGACGGCCAGAACCCTTCGGCCTCCTTCAAGGACCGCGGCATGGCCTGCGGCTTCTCCTACCTGCGCTCGCTTATCCGCCGTCATGGCTGGGACCAAATTCTGACGGTCTGCGCCTCCACGGGCGACACCTCGGCCGCAGCCGCGCTCTACGCCTCGTATGCGGGCGGCGCGATCAAATCCGTGGTCATCCTGCCGCACGGCAAGGTCACTCCGGCCCAGCTTGCCCAGCCCCTCGGCTCCGGCGCGGTCGTCCTCGAAGTGCCCGGCGTGTTCGACGACTGCATGAAGGTTGTCGAGCACCTGGCCGACAACTACCGCGTGGCCCTGCTCAACTCCAAGAACGCATGGCGCATCCTGGGCCAGGAATCCTACGCCTTTGAATGCGCCCAGTGGTACGACTGGGACATGAAGGGCAAATGCATCTTCGTGCCCATCGGCAACGCGGGCAACATCACGGCCATCATGGCGGGCTTCCTCAAGCTTTACGATCTGGGCATCATCACCGAGTTGCCGCGCATTTTCGGCGTCCAGTCCCACCACGCCGATCCGGTCTACCGCTACTACGCGGTGGACGATCCGAACGAGCGCGAATACCACCCGGTCAAGGTCGGCGCATCCGTGGCCCAGGCGGCCATGATCGGCAACCCGGTTTCCTTTCCGCGCGTGAAATACTTCGCCGAAAAGTTCGAAGCCGTGGGCGGCAAACAGGCTTTCCAGGTCATCCAGGTAACCGAACAGCAGATCATGGACTCCATGATCCAGGCCAACCGCAACGGCCACATCGCCTGCACCCAGGGCGGCGAGTCCTTTGCCGGGGCCAAGCGCGCCTTGGAGCTGGGACTGGTCTCCAAGGAAGAACTGTGCATTCTCGATTCCACGGCCCATCAGCTCAAGTTCGTGGATTTCCAGAATATGTACTTTGACAACAGCTTCCCGCCCGAGTTCGGGGTCACGCCGGACATGACGCTCGCCAACAAGCCCGAGTTGGTCATTACCCCCGAGGAAAAGGACGCCTTGTCCGAGGCCGACTTCACCCGCAGGACCGCCGACAAAGTGGTCGCCAAACTCGGTCTCGAAAAGAAATAA
- a CDS encoding patatin-like phospholipase family protein: MKKKTVSLVLGSGGARGLAHIGVIHWLEEHGCEIKSIAGSSMGALVGGIHAIGKLDVYERWACGITKRDMLALMDVSFGMDGLIKGDRLIDTLRHVVGEERIENLSVSYTAVAANISRRKEVWIRTGPIFDAIKASIALPLFFKPVVINGEDIIDGGILNPVPIAPTFSDLTDYTIAVNLCAPPVKGVEITADKLNEDENGSGMSHAVSEFIGSMTDKIVMKRKDIRAYDILYKSFDAMQGSIARQKIAAYPPDAVLNIPINLCNMMDFDKAVSIIEHGYNLAAKNLPAVFESR; the protein is encoded by the coding sequence ATGAAAAAGAAAACGGTATCGTTGGTTTTGGGCAGCGGCGGAGCGCGTGGTCTCGCGCACATCGGCGTCATTCATTGGCTGGAGGAGCACGGCTGCGAGATCAAGTCCATCGCCGGTTCCTCCATGGGCGCGTTGGTGGGTGGCATTCACGCCATCGGCAAGCTCGACGTGTATGAACGCTGGGCATGCGGCATCACCAAGCGCGACATGCTCGCCCTTATGGATGTATCCTTCGGCATGGACGGTCTCATCAAGGGCGACCGGCTCATCGACACCTTGCGCCACGTGGTCGGCGAGGAGCGCATCGAAAACCTCTCCGTCAGTTACACGGCGGTGGCGGCGAATATTTCACGCCGCAAGGAGGTCTGGATCAGGACCGGGCCTATCTTCGACGCGATCAAGGCGTCCATCGCGCTTCCGCTCTTTTTCAAGCCCGTGGTGATAAACGGCGAGGATATCATTGACGGCGGCATCCTCAACCCCGTACCCATCGCGCCGACATTCAGCGATCTTACCGATTACACGATCGCCGTGAACCTGTGCGCGCCTCCGGTCAAGGGCGTCGAGATCACGGCCGACAAGCTCAACGAGGATGAAAACGGTTCGGGCATGTCTCATGCCGTGTCCGAGTTCATCGGTTCCATGACCGACAAGATCGTCATGAAGCGCAAGGATATCCGTGCCTATGACATCCTGTACAAATCCTTCGACGCCATGCAGGGCTCCATCGCCCGGCAGAAGATCGCGGCCTATCCCCCGGACGCGGTCCTGAATATCCCCATCAATCTGTGCAACATGATGGACTTCGACAAGGCCGTTTCGATTATCGAGCACGGCTATAACCTGGCTGCCAAGAATCTTCCGGCCGTCTTCGAGTCGCGTTAG
- the dnaB gene encoding replicative DNA helicase — protein sequence MPKTPRPQRPSSGQYADNPEEALDRASSDILRKVPPHSFEAEQAVLGGVFQSESMFHQLVDIIGPDDFYSPVHRDIFKAFTQLYDDHQPIDVVTVANQLAKNDTLDTVGGPVYLAELSDSVVSASNALHHAQIVRDKHILRELIDISSGIISNCFSSHDVGEVLDESEKEIFRIAQSKEMRGMQSSGQLVPKVFDELTARFNNKSVVTGIQTHYHDFDNMTAGLQDSDLIIIAGRPSMGKTAFALNVALRAAARSECPTAIFSLEMSMEQLMTRLLAVQSKVELSNLRTGYLDDSDWNKLYEGADVLSKAPIFIDDTPALSTLELQARCRRLKAEHNLGLIVIDYLQLMRSSARPDSREQEISDISRHLKALAKELNVPVIALSQLNRKVEERTDKRPMMSDLRESGAIEQDADIIIFLYRDAAYNKSEDNPLKNHAEVIIGKQRNGPTGRCELFFKKEYTLFENMDATAYPSELPEGFHQDGE from the coding sequence ATGCCGAAGACGCCGAGACCGCAGAGGCCTAGTTCGGGCCAATACGCAGATAATCCGGAAGAGGCCCTGGACAGGGCCTCTTCCGATATCTTACGCAAAGTCCCTCCCCACTCTTTCGAGGCCGAGCAGGCAGTGCTCGGCGGTGTATTCCAGTCCGAAAGCATGTTCCACCAACTGGTGGACATCATCGGTCCGGATGATTTCTATTCGCCTGTCCACCGGGACATCTTCAAGGCGTTCACACAGCTTTACGACGACCACCAGCCCATCGACGTCGTCACCGTGGCCAACCAGTTGGCCAAGAACGATACACTTGATACCGTTGGCGGCCCTGTCTACCTCGCTGAGCTTTCCGATTCCGTGGTCAGTGCGTCCAACGCTCTGCACCACGCGCAGATCGTCCGCGACAAGCACATCCTGCGTGAACTCATCGACATCTCCAGCGGAATCATCTCCAACTGCTTCTCCTCGCACGACGTAGGGGAAGTCCTGGACGAATCCGAAAAGGAAATCTTCCGCATCGCCCAAAGCAAGGAGATGCGCGGGATGCAGTCCAGCGGGCAGTTGGTGCCCAAGGTCTTCGATGAACTGACCGCCCGGTTCAACAACAAGTCGGTGGTCACGGGCATCCAGACCCACTACCACGACTTCGACAACATGACCGCCGGGTTGCAGGACTCCGACCTGATTATCATCGCGGGCCGCCCGTCCATGGGTAAGACCGCCTTCGCCCTGAACGTGGCCCTGCGCGCCGCGGCCCGGTCCGAATGTCCCACGGCCATCTTCTCCCTGGAAATGTCCATGGAACAGCTCATGACCCGTCTGCTCGCGGTACAAAGCAAGGTGGAGCTGTCCAATCTCCGTACCGGCTACCTCGACGACTCCGACTGGAACAAGCTGTACGAGGGCGCGGACGTACTCAGCAAGGCCCCGATCTTCATCGACGACACTCCGGCCCTGTCCACGTTGGAACTACAGGCGCGTTGCCGGCGTCTCAAGGCCGAGCATAATCTCGGCCTGATCGTGATCGACTACCTCCAGCTCATGCGCTCCAGCGCCCGGCCGGACTCTCGTGAACAGGAAATTTCGGACATCTCCCGGCACCTCAAGGCTCTGGCCAAGGAGCTGAACGTACCTGTCATCGCCCTGTCCCAGCTCAACCGCAAAGTGGAAGAGCGTACGGACAAACGCCCCATGATGTCGGACCTTCGCGAATCCGGCGCTATCGAGCAGGACGCTGACATTATCATTTTTCTTTATCGCGATGCCGCCTACAACAAGAGCGAGGACAACCCGCTCAAGAACCACGCGGAAGTCATCATCGGCAAGCAGCGCAACGGTCCCACGGGCCGGTGCGAGCTCTTCTTCAAGAAGGAATACACGCTTTTCGAAAACATGGACGCCACGGCCTATCCCTCCGAACTGCCTGAGGGATTCCACCAGGACGGCGAATAA
- a CDS encoding phosphoribosylaminoimidazolesuccinocarboxamide synthase yields the protein MAAVLETNISEYPLISRGKVRDIYEIDADTLLLVTTDRISAFDVVMPDPIEGKGKVLNQITLFWMKMMEDLVPNHIIATNVDDYPEPLHKYREQLQDRSVLAKKAKPLPIECIVRGFITGSGWSDYLKTGEVCGHKLPEGLKESEMLETPLFTPSTKAELGAHDENISLDKAADLLGEEMMRKVEKLALSIYTRARDYAKERGILIADTKFEFGVLDGELIFIDEALTPDSSRFWPEEGYAPGQTQPSFDKQYFRNWLMEIGFNKQPPAPRIPAEIAERTRGKYLEAYKLLTGEDLKL from the coding sequence ATGGCTGCCGTTCTTGAAACCAACATTTCCGAATATCCGCTCATTTCCCGGGGCAAGGTCCGCGACATCTACGAAATCGACGCGGACACCCTGCTTCTGGTGACCACCGACCGCATCTCCGCCTTCGACGTGGTCATGCCCGACCCCATCGAGGGCAAGGGCAAGGTCCTCAACCAGATCACCCTGTTCTGGATGAAAATGATGGAAGACCTGGTTCCCAACCACATCATAGCCACCAATGTCGACGACTACCCGGAGCCGCTGCACAAGTACCGCGAGCAGCTCCAGGACCGCTCGGTACTGGCCAAGAAGGCCAAACCCCTGCCCATCGAGTGCATCGTTCGCGGCTTCATCACCGGCTCAGGCTGGTCCGACTACCTCAAGACCGGCGAAGTCTGCGGCCATAAGCTGCCCGAAGGCCTGAAAGAATCCGAGATGCTCGAAACGCCCCTGTTCACCCCGTCCACCAAGGCCGAACTGGGCGCGCACGACGAGAACATCTCCCTGGACAAGGCCGCCGATCTGCTCGGCGAAGAGATGATGCGCAAGGTGGAGAAGCTGGCGCTTTCCATCTACACCCGCGCCCGCGACTACGCCAAGGAGCGCGGCATCCTCATCGCGGACACCAAATTCGAATTCGGCGTCCTCGACGGCGAACTGATCTTCATCGACGAAGCCCTGACCCCCGACTCTTCGCGCTTCTGGCCCGAAGAGGGGTATGCGCCCGGCCAGACCCAGCCGAGCTTCGACAAGCAGTACTTCCGCAACTGGCTGATGGAGATCGGCTTCAACAAACAGCCGCCCGCGCCGCGTATTCCCGCTGAAATCGCCGAGCGGACCCGCGGAAAATATCTGGAAGCCTACAAGCTCCTGACCGGAGAGGACCTGAAACTTTAG
- a CDS encoding DMT family transporter: MFQGLIYAVISAACFGSMAILVKLGYAAGMDGAVMMQMRFSVAAILLLVYLLIKDSRLLRISMPELVKCALLGLVVYWTQTTCFVNALATIPASTTALVLYGHPVAVTLLASMFLSMRINRTVVLSLVLVMAGCCLVFYDAFLREVDATGLAYALGSMATFSVYLVLVQVLLKGLKPLTATFYVLAFAAVSFTLSGDIRAWGTTNLEQVGISLALGIFPGLVAITFLFAAIEKVGSAYACIFSSVEPVVTLLAAAAFLGESVVWLQIWGAALIILGIVVPNLRFGHRPATN; this comes from the coding sequence ATGTTTCAGGGCCTTATCTATGCGGTGATCTCCGCAGCCTGTTTCGGTTCCATGGCCATCCTGGTCAAGCTCGGCTATGCCGCCGGCATGGACGGGGCGGTCATGATGCAGATGCGCTTTTCCGTAGCCGCCATCCTGCTTCTGGTCTATTTGCTGATAAAAGACAGTCGGCTGTTGCGCATATCCATGCCGGAATTGGTCAAATGCGCCCTTCTGGGGCTCGTAGTCTATTGGACGCAGACCACCTGCTTCGTCAACGCCCTGGCAACCATCCCGGCCTCCACCACTGCGCTAGTGCTCTACGGGCACCCCGTGGCCGTGACCCTGCTCGCTTCGATGTTCCTGAGTATGCGAATCAACCGGACGGTCGTTCTCTCCCTCGTACTCGTCATGGCGGGGTGCTGTCTGGTCTTCTACGATGCCTTCCTGCGCGAAGTGGACGCCACGGGGCTGGCCTATGCCCTCGGGTCCATGGCCACCTTTTCGGTGTACCTCGTCCTCGTCCAGGTCTTGCTCAAGGGGCTCAAACCGTTGACCGCCACCTTCTACGTCCTGGCCTTCGCGGCAGTTTCCTTCACGCTATCCGGCGACATCCGGGCATGGGGAACAACGAACCTGGAGCAGGTGGGCATCAGCCTCGCGCTGGGCATTTTCCCCGGCCTGGTGGCCATAACCTTCCTGTTCGCGGCCATCGAAAAGGTCGGCAGCGCCTACGCCTGCATCTTCTCGTCCGTGGAACCGGTCGTCACCTTGTTGGCGGCGGCTGCCTTCCTCGGCGAATCCGTGGTCTGGCTGCAAATCTGGGGAGCGGCCCTGATAATCCTCGGAATCGTGGTGCCGAACCTGCGTTTCGGGCACAGGCCCGCGACAAACTGA
- the hisD gene encoding histidinol dehydrogenase has protein sequence MPCRDLTYTNPEDWTAIGAWLEKRKDPDTKVDAIVRNILADVRERGDDALAEYTRKFDCPSFDAAALCVPVEAISAALSDIPVEDADILREAIDRVRTFHLNQKEKSWWTTAEDGTILGQMVRPVDRVGLYVPGGQGGETPLISSLIMNAIPAQVAGVGSIAVTSPPRKDGTLNPYILATAALLGLDEIYLAGSAWAIAALAFGTKSIAPCDVLAGPGNIFVATAKSQLIGQVGIDMVAGPSEIVILADESANPEWLAADMLSQAEHDPLAASILVTTDTALAAKVHEALKPQCEALPRCDIAAKSLENWGAIITVPDIAAGAEIVNLLAPEHLELAVTDPWSILGSIRHAGAIFMGHNSPEPVGDYFAGPNHVLPTLRTVRFSSALSVQNFCKKSSVIAASPSYVAEHGAKIARLARLEGLEAHARSVEQRNK, from the coding sequence ATGCCCTGTAGAGATTTGACATACACCAACCCGGAAGACTGGACCGCCATCGGCGCGTGGCTTGAGAAACGCAAGGATCCGGACACCAAAGTAGACGCCATCGTGCGGAACATCCTCGCCGATGTCCGCGAGCGCGGAGACGATGCACTGGCCGAATACACCCGTAAATTCGACTGCCCGTCCTTTGACGCGGCCGCTCTCTGCGTTCCCGTCGAAGCCATTTCCGCCGCCCTTTCCGACATCCCCGTCGAGGACGCGGACATCCTCAGGGAGGCCATCGACCGTGTCCGCACCTTCCACCTGAACCAGAAGGAAAAGTCCTGGTGGACCACCGCCGAAGACGGCACCATACTCGGACAGATGGTTCGTCCCGTCGACCGCGTGGGCCTGTATGTACCCGGCGGGCAGGGCGGCGAAACCCCGCTCATCTCCAGCCTGATAATGAACGCCATTCCGGCCCAGGTGGCGGGTGTCGGGTCCATCGCCGTAACCTCGCCCCCGCGCAAGGACGGCACGCTCAATCCCTACATCCTGGCCACCGCGGCACTGCTCGGGCTGGACGAAATCTATTTGGCCGGTTCCGCATGGGCCATCGCGGCTCTCGCCTTCGGCACCAAATCCATCGCCCCCTGCGACGTGTTGGCCGGTCCGGGCAACATCTTCGTGGCAACCGCAAAGTCTCAGCTCATCGGTCAGGTGGGCATCGACATGGTGGCCGGTCCATCTGAAATCGTCATCCTCGCCGATGAATCGGCCAACCCCGAATGGCTGGCCGCCGACATGCTTTCCCAGGCCGAACACGACCCCTTGGCCGCTTCCATCCTTGTCACCACGGACACAGCGCTGGCCGCAAAGGTGCACGAGGCGCTCAAGCCGCAATGCGAGGCCCTGCCGCGCTGCGACATCGCCGCCAAATCCCTGGAGAACTGGGGAGCCATTATCACCGTGCCCGACATCGCGGCCGGAGCGGAGATAGTCAACCTGCTCGCCCCGGAACACCTTGAACTCGCCGTGACCGACCCGTGGTCCATCCTCGGCTCCATCCGTCACGCCGGAGCCATCTTCATGGGGCACAACTCCCCCGAACCCGTGGGCGACTACTTTGCAGGCCCCAACCACGTTCTGCCCACCCTGCGCACGGTTCGTTTTTCCTCGGCCCTTTCCGTGCAGAACTTCTGCAAGAAGTCCAGCGTGATCGCCGCAAGTCCGAGCTACGTCGCCGAACACGGCGCGAAAATCGCCCGCCTGGCCAGATTGGAAGGGCTCGAAGCCCACGCCCGCAGCGTGGAACAACGCAACAAGTAA
- the rpsF gene encoding 30S ribosomal protein S6, translating to MANNYETLVLLSPELAQEDRSSILDGLTGIIERDGGKMVETDDWGMRQLAYPVQKQTRGYYVRMVFEAPGALVAELERNIRITDGIFKFMTVKLAA from the coding sequence ATGGCAAACAATTACGAGACGCTCGTCCTGCTCTCTCCGGAGCTGGCCCAGGAGGACAGAAGCTCCATCCTGGACGGCCTCACCGGAATCATTGAGCGCGATGGCGGCAAAATGGTTGAGACCGACGACTGGGGAATGCGCCAGTTGGCCTACCCCGTCCAGAAGCAGACCCGTGGATACTACGTTCGCATGGTGTTCGAAGCCCCCGGCGCGCTGGTTGCCGAGCTTGAACGCAACATCCGCATCACCGACGGCATCTTCAAGTTCATGACCGTCAAACTGGCTGCCTAG
- the rplI gene encoding 50S ribosomal protein L9, producing MKLILRADVDALGRLGDIVTVKPGFGRNYLIPQGLAKPATTANLKAFELERRKLQEQADSLRAQAEGLADRIASTPIEIEVRVGDGDKLYGSVTTVNIGDAMEAAGIEIDRRKIILPEPIRSLGEYEIEIRLHPDVRGELKLTVVRHGGSVIEEPVEVEETEEVAEAVEESVENAEDAETAEA from the coding sequence ATGAAACTTATCTTACGCGCTGACGTCGACGCTCTGGGTCGACTCGGAGACATCGTTACTGTCAAGCCCGGTTTCGGCCGCAACTACCTGATCCCGCAGGGTCTGGCCAAGCCCGCAACCACCGCCAACCTGAAGGCCTTCGAACTGGAACGCCGCAAGCTGCAGGAGCAGGCTGATTCCCTGCGCGCCCAGGCCGAGGGCCTGGCCGATCGCATCGCCTCCACCCCGATCGAGATCGAGGTGCGTGTCGGTGACGGCGACAAGCTGTACGGTTCCGTGACCACCGTCAACATCGGTGACGCCATGGAAGCCGCCGGCATCGAGATCGATCGCCGCAAGATCATCCTGCCCGAGCCCATCCGCTCCCTGGGCGAATACGAGATCGAAATCCGCCTGCACCCCGACGTGCGCGGCGAGCTGAAGCTCACCGTCGTCCGTCACGGCGGTTCCGTGATCGAAGAACCCGTGGAAGTTGAAGAAACCGAAGAAGTGGCCGAGGCCGTCGAGGAATCCGTAGAGAATGCCGAAGACGCCGAGACCGCAGAGGCCTAG